One genomic window of uncultured delta proteobacterium includes the following:
- a CDS encoding Rne/Rng family ribonuclease has product MTQENDSAASSGKTPDQAAAPAKKAGATPKKTTARKTASPKTAPAKKAAAPTKEAAAQAGEKTAPAKKPRAAAKPAAKTTSKTAPATGTDASAKAPAKAPAKPLTATASKTDGEAAKNTAKTPAKKAPARPRGAAKPKTAPVPVADAAPAQSPAKETAAPAAKMDTPAQKQAAPAKTDTVNADSAGTPRAPESKAAKPRNARRGASPKKAAGPAMEKQAEPAAKESAATTRAEPPVTPAASQAPASAQATLPATGPEARTGDAPEAPAKPASRRSRRGGRRRNKSRAAAAENAAAAAAATPASVNAPETADPATEAEATPAATRETAAEMPEKAPGAKPEPKTGDSGKHAPKAAAPKTAAPKTAAPKTTAKDKKAPPKAEAKTPGGKQKMFISVLSGELVEVVLAEEGVIVEYYVEMQHQAKVKGNIYKGVVSNIDANLQAAFISYAGGVKNGFLQIDEVHPEYYISHHDAAKGRKYPPIQKVLKPGQEILVQVVKEPAGTKGAFLTSYLSLPGRFLVLTPGREQIGVSRKVEIDEERVRLRGLLEGLNPGPGLGVIVRTASTGATKTSLQRDLLFLKRLWKDVRAKGQTSPAPGLIYEELDLSTRAVRDYLTEDVQEVWVDDVATADQVTELASLLFPKKQDLVQVHQNNGQTLFERFSLQKQLDQIHSREVSLPSGGSLVIDKTEALTAIDINSGRSSGKTNFEDMAYRTNMEAAKAIPLQLRLRDIGGQIVADFIEMRDRDHWREVEKVVRNGMKGDRARYDVGKIGPFGMLEIVRQRLGSSAISISTEPCPCCKGTGIRRNLEWQAMQALRDISKQLRQAAANNQTAMTYPMETELAFYVLNAKRAILQSLEAESGVALSVTPKTE; this is encoded by the coding sequence ATGACACAGGAAAACGATTCCGCTGCGTCGTCCGGCAAAACGCCGGACCAGGCAGCCGCGCCCGCCAAAAAAGCCGGCGCAACGCCCAAAAAGACAACGGCCCGCAAGACGGCTTCCCCCAAAACCGCACCCGCCAAAAAAGCGGCTGCGCCCACGAAAGAAGCGGCAGCGCAGGCCGGGGAAAAAACCGCTCCCGCCAAAAAGCCGCGCGCGGCAGCCAAGCCCGCCGCTAAAACAACGTCCAAAACAGCCCCTGCGACCGGCACCGACGCGAGCGCGAAAGCCCCCGCCAAAGCTCCCGCAAAGCCCCTGACGGCCACGGCGAGCAAGACGGACGGCGAAGCCGCGAAAAACACCGCGAAGACCCCCGCGAAAAAAGCTCCGGCCAGACCCCGTGGCGCGGCCAAGCCTAAAACGGCCCCCGTTCCGGTAGCGGATGCCGCTCCGGCGCAATCTCCCGCCAAAGAAACCGCTGCGCCCGCTGCAAAAATGGACACGCCCGCGCAAAAACAGGCTGCGCCCGCAAAAACGGATACCGTGAACGCGGATAGCGCGGGCACGCCCCGCGCGCCCGAATCCAAAGCCGCCAAACCGCGCAATGCGCGCCGGGGAGCCTCTCCCAAGAAGGCCGCCGGACCGGCCATGGAAAAACAGGCGGAACCGGCCGCGAAAGAATCCGCCGCAACGACGCGGGCCGAACCGCCCGTGACCCCGGCGGCCTCCCAGGCCCCGGCTTCGGCCCAGGCCACGCTCCCGGCAACCGGCCCGGAAGCCCGGACGGGCGATGCGCCCGAAGCGCCTGCCAAACCCGCGTCACGCCGGTCACGGCGCGGCGGGCGGCGCCGCAACAAATCCAGAGCGGCGGCGGCGGAAAACGCGGCGGCAGCGGCGGCGGCCACCCCCGCGTCCGTGAACGCGCCGGAAACGGCCGATCCCGCCACGGAAGCGGAGGCCACCCCGGCTGCCACGCGGGAAACGGCCGCTGAAATGCCGGAAAAAGCGCCCGGGGCCAAGCCCGAGCCCAAAACGGGCGACTCCGGGAAACATGCGCCCAAGGCGGCCGCGCCCAAAACGGCCGCACCCAAAACGGCCGCACCCAAAACGACCGCAAAAGACAAAAAGGCGCCGCCGAAAGCGGAAGCCAAAACGCCGGGCGGCAAGCAGAAAATGTTCATCAGCGTGCTTTCCGGCGAGCTGGTGGAAGTGGTGCTGGCCGAGGAAGGCGTCATCGTCGAATACTATGTGGAGATGCAGCACCAGGCCAAGGTCAAGGGAAACATCTACAAGGGCGTCGTCAGCAATATCGACGCGAACTTGCAGGCGGCCTTCATCTCCTATGCCGGGGGCGTGAAAAACGGCTTCCTCCAGATCGACGAAGTGCACCCGGAATACTACATTTCCCATCACGACGCGGCCAAGGGGCGCAAATATCCCCCCATCCAGAAAGTGCTGAAGCCGGGGCAGGAAATTCTTGTTCAGGTCGTCAAGGAACCCGCGGGCACCAAGGGCGCGTTCCTGACTTCCTACCTCTCCCTGCCGGGGCGGTTCCTCGTCCTTACCCCGGGCCGCGAGCAGATCGGCGTCTCCCGCAAGGTGGAGATCGACGAGGAACGCGTCCGGTTGCGCGGCCTGCTTGAAGGGCTCAACCCCGGCCCCGGGCTCGGAGTGATCGTGCGCACGGCCAGCACGGGCGCGACCAAGACCAGTTTGCAGCGCGACCTTCTGTTTTTAAAGCGCCTCTGGAAAGACGTGCGCGCCAAAGGCCAGACATCCCCGGCCCCCGGCCTCATTTACGAGGAACTGGACCTCTCCACCCGCGCCGTGCGCGACTACCTCACGGAAGACGTGCAGGAGGTCTGGGTGGATGACGTGGCCACGGCCGACCAGGTTACGGAACTCGCCTCCCTCCTCTTCCCCAAGAAGCAGGACCTGGTGCAGGTGCACCAGAACAACGGCCAGACGCTGTTCGAGCGTTTCTCCCTGCAGAAACAGCTGGACCAGATCCATTCCCGCGAAGTGAGCCTGCCGTCCGGCGGGAGCCTTGTCATCGACAAGACCGAAGCCCTGACGGCCATAGATATCAACTCCGGCCGCAGCAGCGGCAAGACGAATTTTGAGGACATGGCCTACCGCACCAACATGGAAGCGGCGAAAGCCATCCCCCTGCAGCTGCGCCTGCGCGATATCGGCGGCCAGATCGTGGCGGACTTTATCGAAATGCGCGACCGCGACCACTGGCGGGAAGTGGAAAAAGTCGTCAGAAACGGCATGAAAGGCGACCGCGCCCGGTACGACGTGGGCAAGATAGGCCCCTTCGGTATGCTGGAAATCGTGCGGCAGCGGCTCGGTTCCTCGGCCATTTCCATCAGCACGGAACCGTGCCCCTGCTGCAAGGGCACGGGCATCCGCCGCAACCTGGAATGGCAGGCCATGCAGGCCCTGCGCGACATCAGCAAACAGCTGCGCCAGGCGGCCGCCAACAACCAGACCGCCATGACGTACCCCATGGAAACGGAACTGGCCTTTTATGTCCTGAACGCCAAGCGCGCCATCCTGCAAAGCCTGGAGGCCGAGTCCGGCGTGGCGCTCTCCGTCACCCCGAAAACGGAGTGA